The following are encoded in a window of Verrucomicrobiota bacterium genomic DNA:
- a CDS encoding DUF4886 domain-containing protein, which produces MRIPSKPMFNNGRRRHFLTIVALGVSAMVCLPPAMGADAPPKRVLFIGNSFTQGLFKQLPPLLKSAQPPVDLKVELAAAGGVTLAAHFDPESTANKSAHTLQKLREGHWDLVVLQEYSSRPLETEKRSADKPSGYEEFMKFGKLFDAEIKKQGARTAFYMTWAKKPEPENFAKLAAAYRKLGAELQASVAPVGVALQQAIQEVPHLGYYSDDQKHLKDPGYYLAACVFYGFLTGHSPAGLSYHPAGLAADDAAKLQAIAWEMLQLEKLTPNQP; this is translated from the coding sequence ATGAGAATTCCATCTAAACCGATGTTTAACAACGGCCGTCGCCGTCACTTCCTGACAATTGTCGCGCTAGGCGTCAGCGCAATGGTCTGCCTCCCGCCCGCGATGGGAGCGGACGCGCCGCCCAAACGCGTCCTGTTCATTGGCAACAGTTTCACGCAGGGCTTGTTCAAACAATTGCCGCCGCTCCTGAAATCTGCGCAACCGCCTGTGGACCTCAAGGTCGAGCTTGCGGCGGCTGGCGGCGTGACGCTCGCGGCCCATTTTGATCCGGAAAGTACGGCCAATAAATCGGCCCACACCTTGCAGAAACTCCGCGAAGGCCATTGGGACTTGGTCGTGCTCCAGGAATACAGCAGCCGTCCCTTGGAGACGGAGAAACGATCTGCGGATAAGCCCAGTGGCTACGAGGAATTCATGAAGTTTGGCAAGCTCTTTGACGCGGAAATCAAGAAGCAGGGTGCTCGCACCGCCTTCTACATGACTTGGGCGAAGAAACCGGAGCCGGAGAACTTTGCCAAACTCGCGGCTGCCTATCGCAAGTTGGGTGCGGAACTCCAAGCCTCCGTGGCTCCTGTTGGTGTTGCCCTGCAACAAGCTATTCAGGAAGTGCCGCACCTGGGCTACTACAGTGATGATCAAAAGCATCTCAAAGATCCGGGCTACTATCTCGCCGCGTGCGTCTTTTATGGGTTTCTGACCGGCCATTCACCGGCGGGCCTCAGTTATCACCCGGCTGGTCTCGCCGCCGACGATGCTGCAAAACTCCAGGCCATCGCGTGGGAAATGCTCCAACTGGAAAAACTTACACCAAATCAGCCATGA
- a CDS encoding sugar-binding protein, translating into MKIQNLIHQLTLVLTLSAIQLPAAEPRELRVYMIGNSLTDNVNYDGFKQIAESRGYKHTWGRSMTPGAPIFWHWDHDPAFTQPPFGGWKKALVEYQWDAITLQPFSTYKNELEAAQKFVEVIQSKNPQAQVFIYAQWMTRDKGDFDVAWTQKGGEGTGKLSPGTRDYYERFVQDLRRACPNLKPFRLIPAGHAMYLLNQKIKAGQVPGFHDIREVYNDGIHLNNVGAYIAGCSFFATIYGESPVGLPAEPYQPQSGHRGVKLTPELARVIQETVWEIVATHSQTGVSAKDPLKVASPLIPDAVQGKRYETVLLPAFGHGPYRWSVASGQIPAGLALTAEGVIAGTASALGEAQLKFEVMDAAGASARRELTLKVVADSKPEITERILPPGKVGKYYRHQVQAKGGNGPLTWRPAKKESLPPGLELGINGELFGTPVKTGEVTFPVEASDADLGAPDTTTSSLTFKATEAEGDVLFVRQVAPKSVTVDGKLDEPFWKLDQKIGRLVEGQNTGVSGMFDVVTDGENLYVAIAVKDSKLMENAQELWNGDSVEVYLDTLNSRETVYNFNHRRLVCGPSGKKPYIVGEKFGIKFATQKTADGYTVELSAHNYGLGVRLRDQALGFDVAINDSADGKTRVSRLVWRGTKDNDTDPSNLGTIILPGATK; encoded by the coding sequence ATGAAAATCCAAAACTTAATTCACCAATTGACTCTGGTCTTGACGCTATCGGCAATTCAACTGCCTGCGGCTGAACCGCGCGAACTGCGCGTGTACATGATTGGCAACAGCCTCACTGACAATGTCAATTACGATGGTTTCAAGCAGATCGCCGAAAGCCGCGGTTACAAGCATACGTGGGGACGTTCGATGACGCCTGGCGCGCCAATTTTCTGGCATTGGGACCATGACCCGGCATTCACGCAGCCGCCGTTTGGCGGCTGGAAGAAAGCCCTTGTGGAATATCAGTGGGACGCCATCACACTCCAGCCGTTCTCCACCTATAAGAATGAACTTGAGGCTGCGCAGAAGTTTGTCGAGGTGATCCAGTCTAAAAACCCTCAGGCGCAGGTGTTCATCTATGCCCAGTGGATGACCCGCGATAAGGGGGATTTCGATGTGGCTTGGACGCAAAAGGGAGGGGAGGGCACCGGCAAGTTGTCCCCGGGCACGCGCGATTATTACGAGCGCTTTGTCCAGGATTTGCGCAGGGCCTGTCCAAACCTGAAACCGTTTCGCCTGATTCCCGCCGGGCATGCCATGTATCTGCTGAATCAGAAAATCAAAGCCGGTCAGGTGCCCGGCTTTCACGACATTCGCGAGGTGTACAATGATGGCATTCACCTGAACAACGTTGGCGCATATATCGCCGGTTGCTCGTTTTTTGCCACAATCTACGGTGAAAGCCCGGTCGGTTTGCCAGCGGAACCGTATCAGCCCCAATCCGGTCATCGTGGTGTGAAGCTCACGCCTGAACTGGCCCGTGTTATCCAGGAAACCGTCTGGGAAATCGTTGCCACGCATTCACAGACCGGGGTGTCCGCCAAAGACCCACTGAAAGTTGCCAGCCCGCTGATCCCGGATGCGGTACAGGGCAAACGCTATGAAACGGTGTTGCTCCCTGCCTTTGGTCATGGACCCTATCGCTGGTCGGTTGCCAGTGGTCAAATACCGGCGGGACTGGCGTTGACTGCGGAAGGAGTCATTGCCGGCACGGCCTCCGCGCTGGGCGAAGCCCAATTGAAATTCGAGGTGATGGATGCCGCTGGAGCCTCCGCGCGGCGCGAACTGACCTTGAAAGTGGTGGCAGACAGCAAACCGGAAATCACGGAACGCATCTTGCCCCCGGGCAAAGTAGGTAAGTATTATCGGCACCAGGTGCAGGCCAAGGGTGGCAATGGGCCGTTGACCTGGCGGCCGGCCAAGAAAGAATCGCTGCCGCCGGGTCTGGAACTTGGCATTAATGGCGAACTGTTCGGTACTCCGGTGAAGACTGGAGAGGTCACCTTCCCGGTCGAGGCAAGTGATGCGGACCTCGGGGCACCCGATACCACCACATCATCACTCACGTTCAAGGCGACCGAGGCCGAAGGGGATGTCTTGTTCGTCCGGCAGGTCGCGCCAAAGTCAGTAACGGTGGACGGCAAACTGGATGAGCCATTCTGGAAGCTGGATCAGAAAATTGGCAGGCTGGTTGAAGGTCAGAACACCGGGGTTTCCGGGATGTTTGACGTGGTGACGGATGGTGAAAACCTTTATGTGGCCATTGCTGTCAAGGATTCCAAGCTGATGGAAAATGCGCAGGAACTTTGGAATGGTGACTCCGTGGAAGTGTATCTCGACACCCTGAACAGCCGTGAAACAGTGTATAATTTCAATCATCGCCGGTTGGTCTGCGGTCCATCCGGCAAAAAACCTTATATCGTGGGGGAAAAGTTCGGGATCAAATTTGCCACCCAGAAAACGGCTGACGGTTACACCGTGGAACTTTCTGCCCATAACTATGGCTTGGGAGTGCGCTTGCGCGATCAGGCGCTTGGTTTCGATGTGGCCATCAATGACTCTGCTGACGGTAAAACCCGAGTCAGTCGCTTGGTGTGGCGCGGCACCAAAGACAACGATACTGACCCGAGCAACCTCGGCACGATCATCCTGCCGGGGGCAACCAAATGA
- a CDS encoding GDSL-type esterase/lipase family protein, whose amino-acid sequence MKRIILLLTIATFAHAAPTRVACLGDSITHGVGADAGWSWPEQLDRMLDSNWDVRNYGHSGASVAKEEKHTIWSQKEYKDALAFHPDIVVILLGTNDRKPQNWEHKTEFPKLYKELVVSFQSLSSKPRVFCGTPPYVAKKGAFGITEAGVKEQIPMITEVATNLGAVVVDVHAATEAKDELFKDNVHPNTAGAAIIAKAVYQALAGKEWEGEIPSATTVKKDKPLVRVVENPGELSYRELFALIASECELSSDKMAPIREKFDETGQEVETKIHNFESKIAEYDQLRMKYKHTKEDSEKSLYGEYRAKIAATKQELAKYKFNMNLALIAMIPSEAKPAFGTGWVHKYVSDRLAPIATAVTPAQRRQIREICRKVGPAYGAINNTPERSIADVETYKTVYQQVLDAEQKKRVEPQ is encoded by the coding sequence ATGAAACGCATCATCCTTTTATTAACGATCGCCACATTCGCGCATGCCGCGCCAACGCGCGTGGCCTGTCTTGGCGACAGCATCACGCATGGCGTCGGAGCCGACGCCGGCTGGTCGTGGCCGGAACAGCTCGACCGGATGCTCGACTCCAATTGGGACGTTCGCAATTACGGTCATAGCGGTGCATCGGTCGCGAAGGAGGAGAAACACACGATCTGGAGCCAGAAAGAATACAAGGACGCGTTGGCGTTTCATCCAGACATCGTTGTCATTTTGCTCGGCACCAACGATCGCAAGCCGCAGAATTGGGAACATAAAACCGAGTTTCCAAAACTGTACAAAGAACTTGTTGTTTCATTTCAATCGCTTTCCAGCAAGCCGCGCGTGTTTTGCGGCACGCCGCCGTACGTCGCGAAGAAAGGCGCGTTCGGCATCACTGAAGCTGGCGTGAAGGAACAAATTCCGATGATTACGGAAGTCGCCACGAATCTCGGCGCGGTTGTCGTTGACGTTCACGCCGCGACGGAAGCCAAGGACGAGTTGTTCAAGGACAATGTTCATCCGAACACTGCCGGTGCGGCAATTATAGCGAAGGCAGTTTACCAGGCGCTCGCCGGCAAGGAATGGGAGGGCGAAATCCCCAGCGCGACGACAGTGAAGAAAGACAAACCGCTCGTCCGCGTCGTCGAGAATCCGGGTGAATTGAGTTACCGCGAGTTGTTCGCGTTGATCGCCTCCGAATGCGAGTTGTCGTCGGACAAGATGGCGCCAATCCGGGAGAAGTTTGACGAGACCGGGCAGGAAGTGGAGACGAAGATTCATAACTTCGAGAGCAAGATCGCGGAGTACGACCAGTTGCGGATGAAGTACAAACACACCAAGGAAGATTCGGAGAAATCGTTGTACGGCGAATATCGCGCCAAGATCGCCGCGACCAAGCAGGAGTTGGCGAAGTACAAGTTCAACATGAACTTGGCGTTGATCGCGATGATTCCGTCCGAGGCCAAGCCCGCGTTTGGCACCGGCTGGGTTCACAAATACGTGTCCGACCGGCTCGCTCCGATTGCGACGGCTGTGACGCCCGCGCAGCGCCGACAAATCCGGGAGATTTGCCGGAAGGTCGGCCCGGCCTACGGTGCCATCAACAATACCCCCGAGCGCAGCATCGCGGACGTCGAGACGTACAAGACCGTTTACCAGCAGGTGCTGGACGCCGAACAGAAGAAACGGGTTGAGCCACAATAA
- a CDS encoding glycoside hydrolase family 9 protein codes for MKTCLTLFRCMGMLGLIVLIARPSISSASSVIFDGKRAPDYAFLDFQKAFVVEPDGLRLKAKKSAGGAGFNGNLDLSPYLDWTPTLTVSVGAGNKADKIRLIFGSEGAGHEYVFDLFGLKPGELATLFAESGASLREPVKMPKEEKGRSFDATKINLFQIQGDWSAKPVDLLIGKIALTEPTDAIKALRAALASKKAATAEKVRKEAEAREKARKELLAKGGSHPVDGPEVKHVCAVGPDVIAFTLQAGQHVSNQLVPYVAEPGDEVVEEEKGKPQYEVKDGKVVELLQNSLYRVVRSQRTKVGSFSFDGKSLFIAGKSKGQLLDETMVDVPEAYAIQSSDDTAYANALPPTKVFRKGKPNGNSKPLPFLYTVSLKLPAPLKEGATYTILFLGVNTSKESAAYVHKPRESRSLALHAIQTGYRPDDPFKRAYLSFWMGVDQDGKNGSCTPDVDAFELVDATGKTVFTGMAELAKKEGEEEQISIHEKLDYTKAAVRRLDFSAFKTSGEYRVFVPGIGLSGSFRITADVWEKPFKAAMQGILAQRQGVDLGPPFLAYTRKRPFHPDDGVEFYQMTIPVQGGQEAGEGGQAGRGGNLLELSKAGKLQRVTGVWGGYQDAGDWDTLGGHLSATYDLLGLYDLNPAAFARIKLSLPPAEMGNNLPDILDEALWQMPCWKSLQLPDGGVRGGYGYGWGCPPAATSSMIKSAGVYAVDHVTTLHYAAAAARAARVLDAFDQQQAAEYLESAKRAWAWSEAHSNEDDVIYQKVLSFAKSLPKDLRNFRAMAAVELLAATRDPAFDAAFKQTSELSKKGELRYLDQLGTDFAYARLPEGMGDPELKRQAVQLITAYADHAIAFSRKNAYDIITGHRTDMPMIFVSRFFSTPGAGGLALIYAYELTKKPAYLAAAVQGANYSLGANPDNLSYCTGVGENCQHFSFIVDATVSGQQPDIMVGHIPYGQGNEGNAMSRSANSWVQQWLLNFGPTRKMFPNWFDWPVNEQYIDFAIYPLHNENCFNQTTVPAACYWFYLHTRPVVGK; via the coding sequence ATGAAAACATGCCTCACCCTGTTCCGCTGCATGGGAATGCTCGGACTCATAGTGCTCATCGCACGACCGTCCATCAGTAGCGCTTCCTCTGTCATTTTCGATGGCAAACGGGCGCCTGATTATGCGTTCTTGGATTTCCAAAAAGCTTTTGTGGTCGAACCCGACGGCTTGCGGCTCAAGGCGAAAAAAAGCGCTGGTGGTGCGGGCTTCAATGGGAATCTCGATTTGTCGCCCTACCTGGATTGGACTCCCACCTTGACCGTGAGCGTCGGGGCAGGAAATAAAGCGGATAAAATTCGTCTCATTTTTGGTTCGGAAGGAGCCGGGCATGAGTACGTGTTCGACCTGTTTGGTCTGAAGCCTGGTGAATTGGCCACGCTCTTCGCTGAGTCTGGGGCTTCGTTGCGCGAGCCGGTCAAAATGCCGAAGGAGGAAAAGGGCAGGAGTTTCGACGCTACCAAAATTAATTTGTTCCAAATCCAGGGAGACTGGAGCGCTAAACCGGTGGATCTGCTGATCGGCAAGATCGCCCTGACGGAACCGACCGATGCCATCAAAGCCCTGCGCGCAGCTTTGGCTTCAAAGAAAGCGGCGACGGCCGAAAAAGTCCGTAAAGAAGCTGAGGCCCGGGAGAAAGCCCGGAAAGAACTCCTGGCCAAGGGTGGTTCACACCCGGTGGATGGGCCAGAGGTTAAACACGTTTGTGCCGTGGGGCCGGACGTGATCGCCTTCACGCTGCAGGCCGGGCAACATGTCAGTAACCAACTTGTCCCCTACGTGGCCGAACCCGGCGACGAGGTGGTGGAGGAAGAGAAGGGCAAGCCGCAGTACGAAGTGAAGGATGGCAAGGTGGTAGAACTTCTCCAGAATTCGCTCTACCGGGTGGTCCGCAGCCAGCGTACCAAAGTGGGGAGCTTTTCTTTTGATGGCAAGTCTCTCTTCATTGCCGGGAAGTCCAAGGGGCAATTGCTCGACGAGACTATGGTGGATGTGCCCGAGGCGTACGCCATCCAGTCGTCCGATGACACTGCTTATGCGAACGCGTTGCCGCCAACGAAGGTCTTTCGCAAGGGCAAGCCGAATGGCAACAGCAAGCCGTTGCCCTTTCTCTACACCGTCTCGCTAAAATTGCCTGCGCCACTCAAGGAAGGGGCGACCTACACGATTCTTTTCTTGGGCGTGAACACGTCCAAAGAGAGCGCCGCCTACGTTCACAAGCCCCGTGAGTCGCGGAGCCTGGCTCTGCACGCCATCCAGACCGGCTATCGTCCGGACGATCCCTTCAAACGCGCCTATCTCTCCTTCTGGATGGGTGTGGATCAGGACGGCAAGAACGGAAGTTGCACGCCTGATGTTGACGCCTTCGAATTGGTGGACGCCACCGGCAAAACCGTGTTCACTGGCATGGCTGAACTTGCGAAGAAGGAGGGCGAGGAGGAGCAGATCAGCATCCACGAGAAGTTGGATTATACGAAAGCGGCGGTGCGCCGCTTGGATTTTAGCGCCTTCAAGACGTCGGGCGAATACCGCGTGTTTGTGCCCGGAATCGGGTTGAGCGGATCGTTCCGCATTACCGCCGACGTATGGGAGAAGCCGTTCAAAGCCGCCATGCAGGGGATTCTGGCGCAGCGACAGGGTGTTGACCTGGGGCCGCCCTTCCTTGCCTATACGCGCAAACGTCCGTTTCATCCCGACGACGGCGTGGAGTTCTATCAGATGACCATCCCCGTACAGGGAGGGCAGGAAGCCGGGGAGGGTGGTCAGGCCGGACGCGGCGGCAACCTCCTCGAATTGTCCAAGGCGGGCAAATTGCAGCGTGTCACTGGCGTTTGGGGCGGTTACCAGGATGCCGGTGATTGGGACACGCTGGGCGGTCATCTCAGCGCAACCTACGATCTGCTCGGCTTGTATGATCTCAACCCTGCAGCGTTTGCCCGCATAAAACTTTCGCTTCCGCCGGCGGAGATGGGAAACAACCTCCCTGACATCCTTGACGAGGCGCTCTGGCAGATGCCGTGTTGGAAGAGCCTGCAGCTTCCCGACGGCGGGGTGCGCGGCGGCTACGGTTATGGCTGGGGATGCCCCCCGGCCGCCACCAGTTCGATGATCAAGAGCGCCGGCGTGTATGCGGTGGACCATGTCACCACCTTGCACTACGCCGCCGCTGCCGCGCGAGCTGCCCGCGTGCTGGATGCGTTCGACCAGCAGCAGGCCGCTGAGTATCTGGAGTCTGCCAAACGCGCTTGGGCTTGGTCGGAAGCGCACTCCAATGAGGACGACGTAATCTACCAGAAAGTGCTCTCCTTCGCTAAGAGCCTGCCGAAGGATTTGCGCAATTTTCGCGCGATGGCCGCCGTGGAGCTGTTGGCCGCCACGCGTGATCCCGCCTTTGATGCCGCCTTCAAACAGACGTCGGAGCTGTCCAAAAAGGGAGAACTCCGCTATCTGGACCAGCTCGGCACGGACTTCGCCTATGCGCGTCTGCCGGAAGGTATGGGTGACCCGGAACTGAAGCGGCAAGCCGTCCAATTGATCACGGCCTACGCCGACCACGCCATCGCGTTCAGCCGGAAAAATGCGTATGACATCATCACCGGTCATCGCACTGATATGCCGATGATTTTTGTCAGCCGCTTCTTTAGTACGCCGGGCGCGGGCGGTTTGGCTCTGATCTACGCCTACGAATTGACGAAGAAACCGGCCTATCTCGCCGCTGCGGTGCAAGGGGCGAACTACAGCCTCGGCGCCAATCCGGACAATCTCTCTTACTGCACCGGCGTTGGCGAAAACTGTCAGCATTTCAGTTTCATCGTCGATGCGACCGTTTCCGGTCAACAGCCGGACATCATGGTCGGCCACATTCCTTACGGGCAGGGCAACGAGGGAAACGCCATGAGTCGCAGCGCGAACTCCTGGGTTCAGCAATGGCTGCTGAACTTCGGGCCAACCAGGAAGATGTTCCCCAACTGGTTTGACTGGCCGGTGAACGAGCAATACATCGACTTCGCCATTTACCCGCTCCACAACGAGAATTGCTTCAACCAAACCACCGTGCCCGCTGCCTGTTACTGGTTCTATTTGCACACCCGACCTGTGGTGGGAAAATGA
- a CDS encoding DUF433 domain-containing protein, with amino-acid sequence MKLAPKYDFPSDLPIWVDPERLSGVPCFKGTRVPVDSLFANLKSGLSLDEYLDCFPDVTREQAVAVLKYAHKTALHAA; translated from the coding sequence ATGAAATTGGCACCGAAATACGACTTCCCTTCGGACTTGCCCATCTGGGTTGACCCGGAACGATTGAGCGGTGTGCCCTGCTTCAAAGGCACACGCGTGCCAGTGGATAGTCTGTTTGCCAATTTGAAAAGCGGTCTCAGCTTGGACGAATACCTTGATTGTTTTCCCGACGTGACACGTGAACAAGCCGTTGCTGTTTTGAAATACGCCCACAAGACTGCGCTGCACGCCGCATGA
- a CDS encoding polysaccharide lyase 6 family protein: MNRLTAFVLTALLLASLGVLRGADSIGSLEEAIQGLGPGVTVQVADGDYKVTRPIRIQGKRGTAEVPIILRAEHRGRAVIGGAAGFVIRDCEYLILEGFMFTSDADQQAVRLDNCRHVRVTRNTFRLTERATPRHWEHWVTVEGARSGQNRIDHNLFERKVNRGSHVFIRGDDALLVCSQHDRVDRNHFQNVVYANGENGHETIRTGGNDLGASGQSSFTLIEENLLERCSGEDEIMSLKSSDNVVRNNTLLNCRGAICLRLGNRDIVSGNFIIATNGEPGCGGVKLYGFDHRVFNNYFFGLTGRRHEAPLGLIPGTLDTPTTENIGKKYDDMTSVPPTRCWIAFNTWIDCVPLQFGFNPDNAERMRIPPNECTFVNNLVVRTKPQALPLVNFEVVRGLRAHDNLGYTCQPVVPRDEWAGWFRFADPHLRQVEGAGVLWRLTDSSPAIDAAVEGTGLVDDDVFGRVRSGWRDIGAEEFGSGALRRRPLTSGEVGPDAP; encoded by the coding sequence ATGAATAGGCTTACTGCATTTGTCCTCACTGCCCTGTTGCTGGCATCGCTGGGCGTGCTCCGCGGTGCCGATTCGATCGGATCGTTGGAAGAAGCGATCCAGGGGCTTGGCCCGGGTGTAACAGTACAGGTGGCTGATGGTGATTACAAGGTAACGCGTCCGATCCGTATCCAGGGAAAACGCGGTACCGCCGAGGTGCCAATCATTCTGCGCGCGGAACATCGTGGTCGGGCTGTGATTGGCGGCGCGGCCGGTTTCGTCATCAGGGATTGTGAATATCTGATTTTGGAAGGTTTCATGTTTACCAGCGATGCCGACCAGCAAGCGGTGCGGCTCGACAACTGCCGGCATGTACGCGTGACCCGGAACACGTTTCGCCTGACCGAGCGCGCCACGCCGCGGCACTGGGAGCACTGGGTCACCGTGGAGGGCGCCCGCAGCGGGCAGAACCGCATTGATCACAATCTGTTTGAGCGCAAAGTGAATCGCGGCAGTCATGTCTTCATCCGTGGCGACGATGCGCTGCTGGTTTGTTCGCAGCACGATCGGGTTGATCGCAATCATTTTCAGAACGTTGTCTATGCCAATGGCGAGAACGGCCATGAGACCATTCGCACCGGCGGCAATGATCTCGGCGCCTCCGGCCAAAGTTCGTTCACCCTCATTGAGGAAAATTTATTGGAACGATGCAGCGGCGAAGACGAGATCATGTCGCTGAAATCTTCGGATAACGTCGTGCGCAATAACACGCTTTTGAATTGTCGCGGCGCGATCTGCTTGCGGTTGGGCAACCGCGACATCGTCTCCGGTAACTTCATCATCGCCACCAACGGCGAGCCGGGGTGTGGCGGCGTCAAGCTCTACGGCTTCGATCATCGTGTTTTTAATAATTACTTTTTCGGTCTGACTGGCAGGCGGCATGAGGCGCCCTTGGGGCTGATCCCCGGCACACTCGACACGCCCACCACCGAAAACATCGGCAAGAAATACGACGATATGACTTCAGTTCCGCCGACACGGTGTTGGATCGCCTTCAATACTTGGATTGACTGTGTGCCACTCCAGTTCGGTTTCAATCCGGACAACGCCGAGCGAATGCGTATTCCCCCCAACGAATGCACCTTCGTCAATAACCTGGTTGTTCGCACCAAACCCCAAGCCTTGCCCCTCGTGAACTTCGAGGTTGTCCGTGGTCTGCGGGCGCATGACAACCTTGGATATACTTGCCAACCAGTCGTCCCCCGTGATGAATGGGCGGGTTGGTTTCGCTTCGCTGATCCGCACCTGCGTCAAGTGGAGGGTGCTGGGGTGCTCTGGCGACTGACGGATTCGAGTCCTGCCATTGACGCCGCCGTCGAAGGCACCGGGTTGGTTGACGACGACGTGTTTGGTCGTGTGCGGTCTGGTTGGCGGGATATTGGCGCCGAGGAATTTGGCAGCGGGGCCTTACGACGTCGGCCCCTGACTTCAGGCGAGGTTGGTCCCGATGCGCCATGA
- a CDS encoding family 43 glycosylhydrolase → MKPTVLLPLSCLLLAALAGHAQTSPETSASWKKFEENPVMGGKYGTCFDISVLREEGTYRMWLSWRPKKSIALVESKDGIHWSEPPQVVLGPRPETGWEDDLNRPVVLKRKDGYHLWYTGQAKGHSAIGYATSADGVTWKRMSDRPVLAAEKPWEKVAVMCPHVLWDADAGQFRMWYSGGEQNEPNAIGYAISPDGLTWTKHAANPIFTPDLQSPWEKHKVTACQVEKRGDWHIMFYIGFRDEPRAQIGIARSRDGITDWQRHPANPIIRPGQDQWDHDACYKPYAVFDGGKWLLWYNGRHGRLEQIGVVLHDGEDLGFGK, encoded by the coding sequence ATGAAACCTACGGTATTATTGCCTCTCAGTTGCCTGCTGTTGGCAGCGCTGGCTGGGCACGCCCAGACTTCACCCGAGACTTCTGCCAGCTGGAAGAAGTTCGAGGAAAACCCCGTCATGGGCGGCAAATATGGCACCTGCTTCGACATTTCCGTTTTGCGCGAGGAGGGCACGTATCGGATGTGGCTTTCGTGGCGTCCGAAAAAATCCATCGCGCTGGTCGAGAGCAAAGACGGAATTCATTGGAGCGAGCCGCCGCAGGTTGTGCTGGGTCCGCGCCCGGAAACCGGCTGGGAGGACGACCTCAACCGGCCCGTGGTGTTAAAACGCAAGGATGGCTATCACCTGTGGTACACGGGGCAGGCCAAAGGCCATTCGGCGATCGGTTATGCGACGAGTGCGGATGGGGTTACCTGGAAACGGATGAGCGACCGGCCGGTACTCGCAGCGGAAAAACCGTGGGAAAAGGTGGCCGTGATGTGCCCGCATGTATTGTGGGACGCGGATGCCGGGCAATTCCGCATGTGGTATTCCGGTGGCGAACAGAATGAGCCGAATGCCATTGGCTACGCGATCAGCCCCGACGGCTTGACGTGGACCAAACACGCCGCCAATCCGATTTTTACACCGGACCTGCAAAGTCCCTGGGAAAAACACAAGGTCACCGCCTGCCAGGTGGAGAAGCGGGGGGATTGGCACATCATGTTTTACATTGGCTTCCGCGACGAGCCGCGCGCCCAGATCGGCATCGCCCGATCGCGGGATGGCATCACGGATTGGCAGCGGCATCCGGCCAACCCCATCATCCGCCCTGGCCAGGATCAATGGGATCACGACGCCTGTTACAAACCGTATGCCGTTTTCGACGGCGGAAAGTGGTTGTTATGGTATAACGGCCGCCACGGTCGTCTGGAACAGATTGGCGTGGTATTGCACGACGGCGAGGATCTGGGGTTTGGGAAGTGA